A section of the Scleropages formosus chromosome 16, fSclFor1.1, whole genome shotgun sequence genome encodes:
- the LOC114912439 gene encoding SLAM family member 5-like, with protein sequence MGESFKFPIPVFNTGSLSYGNLGNIVMVVGGTAALNLKENFRDRLQWDKQTGFFTITELKLQDEGQYKVDNSDGQKILTTFQLTVYKRVSKPTVDTQNCSVLCSVENDRDVTLSWTREKEILNKTSSPHLKTTLSLRLDIEKHPETYYCEAKNPVSSERLRVDSEEHCAPTAGTDDSKRSSIVAGSVIGALLALGILAGVAYCLKKKPSPRAEGRYYRCKFHSIMHICVLCD encoded by the exons ATGGGAGAATCTTTCAAATTTCCTATCCCAGTGTTTAATACTGGCTCCCTGTCATATGGAAATCTTGGCAACATAGTCATGGTTGTTGGAGGGACAGCTGCATTAAATCTGAAGGAGAATTTTAGAGACAGACTGCAGTGGGACAAACAGACTGGATTCTTCACCATCACTGAGCTGAAACTACAGGATGAAGGACAATATAAAGTGGACAACAGTGATGGACAGAAGATCCTCACCACCTTCCAGCTGACAGTGTACA AGCGagtgtccaaacccacagtggaCACACAGAACTGCTCAGTACTGTGTTCGGTGGAGAACGACAGAGATGTGACCCTGTCCTGGACCAGAGAGAAGGAGATCCTGAACAAGACCAGCAGTCCTCATCTCAAAACCACCCTGTCTCTCCGTCTGGACATAGAAAAACACCCAGAGACTTACTACTGTGAAGCAAAGAACCCAGTGAGCTCAGAGCGCCTTCGAGTGGACAGTGAGGAACACTGCGCTCCAACTGCAG GGACCGATGACAGTAAGAGGTCGTCCATCGTCGCGGGCTCTGTGATCGGTGCTCTACTGGCGCTGGGAATCCTTGCTGGCGTTGCATATTGCCTGAAGAAGAAGCCGAGTCCACGGGCAGAAGGCAGGTATTACCGGTGTAAATTTCACAGCATCATGCACATTTGTGTACTATGTGACTAA